GGCACGAACCCCGCGACCGCGGGGATGGTCGGCTACGACGTCGTCGAGGTCCCCACCGCCGCGGACGGCGAGGTCGACCTCGACGCCATGAAGGCGGCGCTCGGGCCGGACACCGCGGCGGTGATGCTGACGAACCCCAGCACCGTGGGGATCTTCGAGACCCGGATTCTGGAGATCGCCGACGCGGCGCACGCCGTCGGGGCGCAGCTGTACTACGACGGCGCGAACCTCAACGCGATCGTTGGGAAGGCCCGCCCGGGCGACATGGGGTTCGACGTCGTGCACATGAACCTGCACAAGACCCTGACGACGCCGCACGGCGGTGGGGGGCCCGGCACCGGTCCGGTCGGCGTCAAGGCGCACCTCGCGCCGTACCTCCCGCTGCCGCACGTGACGCGCGACGCCGACGGCGCCTGGGGCCTGACGACCGACGCGGCGACCTCGATCGGCCGCATGCGGAGCTACTACGGCAACGTCGGCAACCTCGTGCGGGCGTACGCCTACGTCCGGTCGCTCGGCGCGGAGGGCCTTGCGAACGTCGCGGAGATGGCGGTCCTGAACGCGAACTACCTGCGCGTCCGCATGCGCGAGGCGGGCTTCGCCTCCGCCTTCGAGCGCACCTGCATGCACGAGTTCGTCGCGCGTCCCCCCGAGGGGGTCTCCACGAACGACGTCGCGAAAGCGCTCCTGGACGAGGGCATGCACCCGATGACGGTGTACTTCCCGATGGTCGTCAAGGAGGCGATGATGGTGGAACCCACCGAAACCGAGTCGCTGCAGACGCTCGACGCCTACGCGGACGCCCTGGCGCGGATCCTGCGTCGCGCCGAGCGCGACCCCGCGAGCCTCGCCGAGGCGCCGACCACGACGCCCGTCCGCCGGTTGGACGAGGTCGCCGCGGCGCGCCGGCCGGTGCTGCGCTGGCGGCCGCGGGAGGACGACGCGGACGTCGCCGGCGCCGCCGCCGACTGACGCGCGCCCCCGGCCACGCAGAAGCCCCCGAGCGTTCGCTCGGGGGCTCGTTCGTGCCTGGGTCCGGGCGTCAGGTGGCGCAGCCGCTGCTGCCCTCGCCGTCCGGCGCGTCGGCGCCGTCGGTCCGGAAGCTGCTCCCGCACCCGCAACTGCTCGAGGCGTTCGGGTTCGTCACGGAGAACCCACCCCCCATCATGTTCTCGACGTAGTCGACCTCGCTGCCGGCAAGCAGCGGCCAACTCATCTTGTCGACGACCACCCTCACGCCCTTGTCCTCGAAGACCTGGTCGCCGTCGAGACGCCGGTCGTCGATCGCCATGCCGTACATGTAGCCCGAACAGCCGCCGGACTTCACGAACACGCGGATCGCGGCCGTGGGGTCGTTCTTCTCCTCCAACAACGCCGCCGCACGCGCCGCGGCGCTTTCCGTCATCGTCATGCGCGCCGCCTCGGCGGCGCCACCGTCCATGGGGGTTGCGTCCATCACGTCACCTCCTGCGCCGGAGGATAGCAGACCGAACCGCTCGGGGTTCGCGCTCAAGCGACGTCGTTGCGTCCCCGAGCCCCGCGCCGCGGCCGGGTGGCGGGGGGCCGCCGGACGTGCTACGCTTTCGCGGCCGTGGGCGTATAGCTCAGTCGGTAGAGCGGCGGTCTCCAAAACCGTAGGTCGGGGGTTCGAGTCCTCCTGCGCCCGCCAGGCACGCGGCGGTCCCCACGCGGGACCGCCGCGCTTCACGTCGCGCCGCAGGTTCGTGCCCCACGGCCCCCTGCCGTCCGCACCCCCCGTGCTAGCATCCGGCCCGTGACGACGACCCCACGCCCCCGTTCCTGGCGCACCGCCGTGCGCCGGTCGTTCGCCGCCCTCGCCGTCGCCCTCCTCGGGGCCGCCGCGGCGCAGCCGGCGGACGCCGTGTGGGTCCT
This genomic window from Trueperaceae bacterium contains:
- the erpA gene encoding iron-sulfur cluster insertion protein ErpA; translation: MDATPMDGGAAEAARMTMTESAAARAAALLEEKNDPTAAIRVFVKSGGCSGYMYGMAIDDRRLDGDQVFEDKGVRVVVDKMSWPLLAGSEVDYVENMMGGGFSVTNPNASSSCGCGSSFRTDGADAPDGEGSSGCAT
- the gcvPB gene encoding aminomethyl-transferring glycine dehydrogenase subunit GcvPB, yielding MNGRQDDLPTIFERSEPGRRAARPPVVEGPSMAALLGDAALRDAPPALPEVSELDLVRHYTNLAHRQTSIDGNVYPLGSCTMKYNPKVHEEVAALFEDLHPEQDPSSVQGLLEALGTLQGWLGSITGMDEVTLQPAAGAHGELTGILMIRAYHEANGEGAQRRHVIVPDAAHGTNPATAGMVGYDVVEVPTAADGEVDLDAMKAALGPDTAAVMLTNPSTVGIFETRILEIADAAHAVGAQLYYDGANLNAIVGKARPGDMGFDVVHMNLHKTLTTPHGGGGPGTGPVGVKAHLAPYLPLPHVTRDADGAWGLTTDAATSIGRMRSYYGNVGNLVRAYAYVRSLGAEGLANVAEMAVLNANYLRVRMREAGFASAFERTCMHEFVARPPEGVSTNDVAKALLDEGMHPMTVYFPMVVKEAMMVEPTETESLQTLDAYADALARILRRAERDPASLAEAPTTTPVRRLDEVAAARRPVLRWRPREDDADVAGAAAD